A portion of the Candida dubliniensis CD36 chromosome R, complete sequence genome contains these proteins:
- a CDS encoding non-ltr retrotransposon zorro 3 orf1-related protein, putative (transposable element;~possibly should be merged with adjacent ORF Cd36_25390): MDTDASDYYTEEEQEEGKTPKGPYSEFSKCNKFTYFTPETSTTKVAENNYIQESLPEDNTSKTYASVAASYKTNLPYFS, encoded by the coding sequence ATGGATACCGATGCATCTGACTACTAcacagaagaagaacaagaagaaggaaaGACCCCAAAGGGTCCCTACCTGGAATTCCTGAAATGTAATAAATTTACATACTTTACACCAGAAacctcaacaacaaaggtTGCTGAGAACAACTATATACAAGAATCCTTACCAGAAGACAATACTTCCAAAACTTATGCCTCCGTGGCAGCTTCCTACAAAACTAACTTGCCGTACTTCAGCTAG